From a region of the Microbacterium sp. nov. GSS16 genome:
- a CDS encoding isoprenyl transferase: MTARESSGRGPLYRLYGRRLRRRIDVSKAPHHVAMMIDGNRRWARQLGFDSAAAGHRAGAAKMREFLGWCDELGIGVVSLYLLSADNLLKRDSKEIDDLIEIIAELAETLAEHGEWRVQHVGRSDILPPELSRVLAQAQERTSGHAGMHVNLAVGYGGRHEIVDAVRSIIGKHNASGGTLEDLAEQLTPEMIGEHLYTGGQPDPDLVIRTSGEQRLSDFLLWQSAHSEFYFVEALGPDLREVDFLRAIRDFADRDRRFGR; the protein is encoded by the coding sequence GTGACTGCACGTGAGAGCTCGGGGCGGGGACCCCTCTATCGGCTCTACGGACGACGCCTGCGACGGCGGATCGACGTGTCGAAGGCGCCGCACCACGTGGCGATGATGATCGACGGCAATCGTCGATGGGCGCGACAGCTCGGTTTCGACAGCGCCGCCGCCGGGCACCGCGCCGGGGCCGCGAAGATGCGCGAGTTCCTCGGCTGGTGCGATGAGCTGGGCATCGGCGTCGTCTCGCTCTACCTCCTCTCGGCCGACAACCTGCTCAAGCGCGACTCGAAGGAGATCGACGATCTCATCGAGATCATCGCCGAACTCGCCGAGACGCTCGCCGAGCACGGCGAATGGCGTGTGCAGCACGTTGGCCGCTCCGACATCCTGCCGCCGGAGCTGTCACGGGTGCTGGCCCAGGCTCAGGAGCGCACGAGCGGCCACGCCGGGATGCACGTGAACCTCGCGGTCGGCTACGGGGGCCGCCACGAGATCGTCGACGCGGTGCGCAGCATCATCGGCAAGCACAACGCGTCGGGCGGCACCCTCGAGGATCTGGCCGAGCAGCTGACGCCCGAGATGATCGGCGAGCACCTCTACACCGGGGGTCAGCCCGACCCCGACCTGGTCATCCGCACGAGCGGCGAGCAGCGGCTCAGCGACTTCCTGCTCTGGCAGAGCGCGCACAGCGAGTTCTACTTCGTCGAGGCTCTCGGCCCCGACCTGCGCGAGGTGGACTTCCTCCGCGCCATCCGCGACTTCGCCGACCGTGACCGCCGCTTCGGGCGGTGA
- the trhA gene encoding PAQR family membrane homeostasis protein TrhA — protein sequence MEAAAVDAAVEVRPTWRGWIHAGTFPIAIVAGIVLIVLAQGGPAKWAAAVFMVTSLLLFGNSALYHRFDWGPTTKAVLKRIDHANILLLIAGTYTPLAVLALPPQKGMVLLIVVWSGTVLGILFRVFWINAPRWLYVALYLALGWAAVMYMVDLLQANVAMMVLVCVGGLLYTAGAIVYAMKKPNPWPGHFGFHEIFHVCTVLAFLCHWTACLLISLDPLSPSLGFGS from the coding sequence ATGGAGGCGGCCGCGGTCGATGCCGCGGTCGAGGTGAGACCGACCTGGCGAGGGTGGATCCACGCCGGCACCTTCCCGATCGCGATCGTGGCCGGCATCGTGCTCATCGTCCTCGCTCAGGGCGGCCCGGCCAAGTGGGCGGCCGCGGTGTTCATGGTGACGTCGTTGCTCCTCTTCGGCAACTCCGCGCTCTACCACCGCTTCGATTGGGGTCCGACGACCAAGGCGGTCCTCAAGCGCATCGACCACGCGAACATCCTCCTCCTCATCGCCGGCACCTATACGCCTCTGGCTGTCCTCGCCCTTCCCCCGCAGAAGGGCATGGTGCTGCTGATCGTCGTGTGGAGCGGGACGGTGCTCGGCATCCTCTTCCGGGTGTTCTGGATCAACGCCCCGCGCTGGCTCTACGTCGCGCTCTATCTCGCGCTCGGCTGGGCTGCGGTGATGTACATGGTCGATCTGCTGCAGGCGAACGTCGCGATGATGGTGCTCGTCTGCGTCGGCGGTCTGCTGTACACCGCGGGAGCGATCGTCTACGCGATGAAGAAGCCGAACCCGTGGCCGGGGCACTTCGGGTTCCATGAGATCTTCCACGTGTGCACGGTGCTCGCCTTCCTGTGCCATTGGACGGCGTGCCTGCTCATCTCGCTCGACCCCCTCTCCCCGTCACTCGGCTTCGGCAGCTGA
- a CDS encoding DUF4307 domain-containing protein: MTTARELDERYGRTPRRRLPWIIFGAVALAAVVALGWTIVAQQMRAVDADDLGFTVVDAHSVDLRFQFTAPQGADVACAVEALDEEFGVVGWKIVEIAGGEHHTKGVAVSIPTVAEATTGLVKTCWVA, from the coding sequence GTGACCACCGCACGCGAGCTCGATGAGCGATACGGCCGCACTCCGCGGCGGCGTCTGCCCTGGATCATCTTCGGCGCCGTCGCCCTGGCGGCCGTCGTCGCGCTCGGCTGGACGATCGTGGCACAGCAGATGCGCGCAGTGGATGCCGATGACCTCGGCTTCACCGTGGTCGACGCGCACAGCGTCGACCTGCGCTTCCAGTTCACCGCACCGCAGGGGGCGGATGTGGCCTGCGCCGTGGAGGCGCTCGACGAGGAGTTCGGCGTCGTCGGCTGGAAGATCGTCGAGATCGCCGGCGGCGAGCATCACACGAAGGGCGTCGCGGTCAGCATCCCGACCGTCGCGGAAGCCACGACCGGTTTGGTGAAGACCTGCTGGGTCGCCTAG
- a CDS encoding S-ribosylhomocysteine lyase, with amino-acid sequence MAEVESFTLDHTAVVAPYVRLISVEHGPKGDAISNFDVRFVQPNEGEIPTAGLHTIEHLLASLVRDRIDGLIDISPFGCRTGFHAIFWGEPAVADVVAAVRSGLEFIAESAEWSDVPGVSAVECGNYRDHSLHSAKEWSKTILDQGISLDAFERTGV; translated from the coding sequence ATGGCCGAAGTCGAGAGCTTCACCCTGGATCACACCGCCGTCGTGGCGCCGTACGTGCGTCTCATCAGCGTCGAGCACGGCCCGAAGGGCGACGCGATCTCGAACTTCGATGTGCGCTTCGTGCAGCCGAACGAAGGCGAGATACCGACGGCGGGACTGCACACCATCGAGCACCTGCTCGCCAGCCTCGTGCGCGACCGCATCGACGGGTTGATCGATATCTCGCCGTTCGGATGCCGCACCGGATTCCACGCGATCTTCTGGGGCGAGCCCGCCGTCGCGGACGTCGTCGCCGCGGTGCGCAGCGGCCTGGAGTTCATCGCCGAGAGCGCCGAATGGAGCGACGTGCCCGGCGTCTCGGCCGTGGAATGCGGCAACTACCGCGACCACAGCCTGCACAGTGCGAAGGAGTGGTCGAAGACCATCCTCGATCAGGGAATCAGCCTCGACGCGTTCGAGCGCACCGGCGTGTGA